One Chloroflexota bacterium genomic region harbors:
- a CDS encoding DUF2277 domain-containing protein — translation MCRSIHVLRDGAEVAPDDDITAAALQYVRKVSGYRRPSAANEGAFDEAVAEVALASRRLLDAVASTHPAHRH, via the coding sequence ATGTGCAGATCCATTCACGTCCTCCGGGACGGGGCCGAGGTAGCCCCGGACGACGACATCACCGCGGCCGCGCTCCAGTACGTGCGAAAGGTGAGCGGGTATCGCCGCCCGTCGGCTGCCAACGAGGGTGCATTCGACGAGGCCGTGGCCGAAGTGGCCCTCGCCTCTCGGCGGCTCCTGGATGCGGTGGCCTCAACCCACCCGGCCCACCGCCACTGA
- a CDS encoding EthD family reductase, translated as MAVRLIALYAAPEDPAAFEAHYRDTHVPIVRRYPGLRDLRLTRTDGVGGRAPAFYLIAEMAFDSRADLDAALASEAGVESGRDLRNFASAGVTMLVADDESDI; from the coding sequence GTGGCCGTCCGCCTGATCGCCCTCTACGCGGCCCCCGAGGACCCGGCCGCGTTCGAGGCCCACTACCGTGATACCCATGTCCCCATCGTCCGCCGCTACCCGGGGCTTCGCGACCTGCGCCTGACCCGGACCGATGGGGTGGGCGGTCGTGCGCCTGCTTTCTACCTGATCGCCGAGATGGCCTTCGACTCCCGGGCCGACCTGGACGCCGCACTGGCCTCGGAGGCGGGGGTCGAGAGCGGGAGGGACCTCCGCAACTTCGCGAGCGCCGGGGTGACCATGTTGGTCGCGGACGACGAATCCGATATCTGA
- a CDS encoding CGNR zinc finger domain-containing protein gives MATDSARRQPAPGELELVRQFVNTFDVESDGEGFSSPGDLSAWMAERALLPAGRRLTERDLATARAFRETLRDVLAANAGHANEPEARPRLDRIAARYPLRMRLNGGARLDGDGGKGIAPAVARLLGTIYDAMTLGTWERLKVCRNDECQWAFYDHSRNHSGAWCTMAICGNRIKGRTFRQRHAGSAAD, from the coding sequence GTGGCCACCGACTCCGCCCGCCGTCAGCCAGCGCCGGGCGAGTTGGAGCTGGTTCGCCAGTTCGTGAACACCTTTGACGTGGAATCGGACGGGGAGGGCTTCTCCTCGCCGGGCGACCTGTCGGCGTGGATGGCGGAGCGCGCCCTCCTGCCTGCCGGCCGGCGCCTCACCGAGCGTGACCTGGCGACCGCCCGCGCGTTCCGCGAGACCCTCCGCGACGTCCTGGCCGCCAACGCGGGACACGCCAACGAACCCGAGGCGCGCCCACGGCTCGACCGGATCGCGGCCCGCTACCCGTTGCGGATGCGCCTCAATGGCGGGGCGCGGCTCGATGGGGACGGCGGGAAGGGCATCGCCCCCGCCGTGGCCCGACTGCTGGGGACGATCTACGACGCCATGACCCTGGGCACCTGGGAGCGGCTCAAGGTATGCCGCAACGACGAGTGCCAGTGGGCGTTCTACGACCACTCCCGGAACCATTCCGGGGCGTGGTGCACCATGGCCATCTGCGGCAACCGGATCAAGGGCCGCACCTTTCGCCAGCGCCATGCGGGGAGCGCGGCAGACTAG
- a CDS encoding ABC transporter permease, translated as MLGRRGALRFLALPPYVWLGLFFVLPLVLIVAISFRPETGPIDFDDPWSLSFIQYERVLETPAYLRLLGISVLMALAVAVSATALAYPVAYFLTFRARDRATLYLILLLIPFATSYLLRVMAWRLMLGQEGAINSFLQFVGLTSGPLDLLLYSRAAVVITLVYVWIPFAALPIYAAMQRIDRAHLEAAADLGAGPWSRFWRITVPLSLPGALAAFFMVFIPTVGEYVTPSLVGGTEGIMYGNLIQDFFTSAANWALGSAFSVIMLLVTLLLVVVALRVVDLRRVAT; from the coding sequence ATGTTGGGGCGGCGAGGAGCGCTTCGCTTCCTCGCCCTCCCCCCATACGTCTGGCTGGGGCTGTTCTTCGTTCTGCCGCTCGTCCTCATCGTCGCCATCTCGTTCCGCCCGGAAACCGGACCGATCGACTTCGATGACCCCTGGAGCTTGTCGTTCATCCAATACGAGCGGGTACTGGAGACGCCCGCCTATCTGCGGTTGCTGGGGATATCGGTCCTCATGGCCCTGGCGGTGGCGGTATCCGCCACCGCGCTCGCCTATCCGGTGGCCTATTTCCTGACCTTTCGAGCGCGGGACCGGGCAACCCTGTACCTCATCCTGTTGCTGATCCCGTTCGCCACGAGCTACCTCCTGCGGGTGATGGCCTGGCGGCTCATGCTCGGCCAGGAGGGGGCGATCAACTCGTTCCTCCAATTCGTCGGCCTGACGAGCGGGCCGTTAGACCTGCTGCTCTACTCCCGGGCGGCGGTCGTCATCACCCTGGTCTACGTCTGGATTCCGTTCGCGGCACTCCCCATCTACGCCGCCATGCAACGGATCGATCGCGCCCACCTGGAGGCGGCCGCGGACCTGGGTGCCGGGCCGTGGAGCCGGTTCTGGCGGATCACCGTCCCCCTCAGCCTGCCCGGCGCGCTTGCCGCGTTCTTCATGGTCTTCATTCCAACCGTCGGGGAGTACGTGACCCCGTCCCTGGTGGGCGGGACGGAAGGGATCATGTACGGCAACCTCATCCAGGACTTCTTCACCAGCGCCGCCAACTGGGCGTTGGGGTCGGCGTTCTCGGTGATCATGCTGCTGGTCACCCTGCTCCTGGTCGTGGTCGCGCTGCGGGTCGTTGACCTACGGCGGGTGGCGACGTGA
- a CDS encoding ABC transporter permease produces the protein MTATRTRSAVGVGRTRVPLRATYVAVLLLLYFPIALLAVFSFNENTILIFPLSGFTLERYSEVFRDAGLIEAARNSLVVGVMAATLATLIGFAVSVAVVRFRFRGRAGLVALAGLPLIVPFVVLGVSLFLLFIFLDIPRSLLTIAIGHTVVAVPFATLILLARMIGLDPNLEDAAMDLGATYRTTLRRVVVPLMGPSLLSAWLTCFIVSFDEVAIALFLAGGDPTFPIFLYGQLRFAQRVPVLIAMAVLLMIGTVTLTLIAFRLGRRRA, from the coding sequence GTGACGGCGACGCGGACTCGGAGCGCGGTCGGCGTGGGCCGGACCCGGGTCCCGCTACGGGCCACGTACGTGGCCGTGCTCCTGCTCCTCTACTTCCCGATCGCGCTCCTTGCCGTCTTCTCGTTCAACGAGAACACCATCCTGATCTTCCCGCTCAGCGGGTTCACCCTGGAACGGTACAGCGAGGTCTTCAGGGACGCGGGTCTCATCGAGGCGGCTCGCAACTCGCTCGTGGTGGGGGTCATGGCGGCAACCCTGGCGACCCTGATCGGCTTCGCGGTCAGCGTGGCGGTCGTTCGCTTCCGGTTCCGTGGCCGAGCGGGGCTGGTTGCTCTGGCGGGGCTGCCGCTGATCGTGCCGTTCGTCGTCCTGGGCGTCTCGCTCTTCTTGCTGTTCATCTTCCTCGACATCCCGCGCTCGCTGCTGACGATCGCCATCGGTCACACGGTCGTGGCCGTGCCGTTTGCGACGTTGATCCTGCTGGCGCGGATGATCGGCCTCGACCCGAACCTCGAGGACGCCGCCATGGACCTGGGCGCGACCTACCGGACCACGCTCCGCCGAGTGGTAGTGCCACTCATGGGGCCGTCACTCCTGTCGGCGTGGCTGACGTGCTTCATCGTCTCGTTCGACGAGGTGGCGATCGCCCTGTTCCTGGCCGGCGGGGATCCCACCTTCCCGATCTTCCTTTACGGGCAGCTGCGGTTCGCTCAGCGGGTCCCGGTCCTGATCGCCATGGCGGTCCTGCTGATGATCGGGACGGTGACGCTGACCCTCATCGCCTTCCGACTGGGCCGCCGCCGGGCCTAG
- a CDS encoding FAD-binding oxidoreductase, translating to MADRSWPLPIPGIRRAWWLREALTTEAAAGRVAPAPPLVGVASAEVAIIGGGYTGMWTAYFLTERAPGVRIVLLEQDICGGGPSGRNGGFVHGWWVQLPYLVKRYGTKAAIEIADAADEVVDGIGAWCAQHGVDAWYRKAGSLEANAFPAVDSGFEATAARLERLGAGGQLAAWDAAAVQQVCASPAFRDGLWMPSAASIQPARLARGLRRVLLERGVTIHENTRVRRLDAHAGTGAPGQPGVRIWTDNGSVIAHQAILAVNAWAAGWPGHRLRLLAWGSYMVVTEPIPDRLEALGWTGGELLSDTRFTISYFRTTDDGRIAFGAGVGAAGFDGRIGQTFTHDRQAIARVVANFDHLFPMLRDVRFEDAWGGPIDITADRFPVIGSRDGGRVHYAYGFSGNGAGPARLAGRVLAALVDDPYDPLARLAMVGRGQRILPPEPFRYIGARLIREALIRRDDALDAGRRPGLFIRALARVPSLLGYRFEH from the coding sequence ATGGCGGACCGATCCTGGCCGCTGCCGATCCCCGGAATCCGGCGGGCATGGTGGCTGCGCGAGGCGCTGACCACCGAGGCGGCCGCGGGTCGGGTCGCGCCCGCTCCCCCGCTGGTGGGTGTGGCGAGCGCGGAGGTCGCGATCATCGGCGGCGGGTACACCGGGATGTGGACCGCCTACTTCCTGACCGAGCGGGCACCCGGGGTGCGGATCGTGCTGCTGGAACAGGACATCTGCGGGGGAGGGCCGTCGGGACGGAACGGAGGCTTCGTCCACGGCTGGTGGGTGCAGCTCCCCTATCTCGTGAAGCGGTACGGCACCAAGGCCGCGATCGAGATCGCGGATGCCGCCGACGAGGTGGTGGACGGGATCGGGGCGTGGTGCGCGCAGCACGGCGTGGACGCCTGGTACCGCAAGGCTGGCTCACTGGAGGCCAACGCGTTTCCGGCGGTCGACAGCGGCTTCGAGGCCACCGCCGCCAGGTTGGAGCGACTGGGCGCCGGCGGCCAGCTGGCCGCCTGGGATGCGGCGGCGGTCCAGCAGGTGTGCGCCTCCCCCGCGTTCCGCGACGGCCTATGGATGCCGAGCGCGGCCTCCATCCAACCCGCCCGCCTGGCCCGCGGCCTGCGCCGCGTGTTGCTGGAGCGTGGCGTGACGATCCACGAGAACACCCGGGTCCGACGGTTGGACGCGCACGCCGGCACCGGCGCGCCCGGGCAGCCCGGCGTGCGGATATGGACCGATAACGGATCGGTAATCGCCCACCAGGCAATCTTGGCCGTCAATGCCTGGGCCGCCGGCTGGCCCGGACATCGACTCCGACTGCTGGCCTGGGGCAGCTACATGGTTGTGACCGAGCCCATCCCCGACCGGCTGGAGGCGCTGGGCTGGACCGGCGGGGAGCTGCTCAGCGACACCCGCTTCACCATCAGCTACTTCCGCACTACGGACGACGGGCGGATCGCCTTCGGTGCGGGGGTGGGCGCGGCCGGCTTCGACGGCCGCATCGGTCAGACCTTCACCCACGACCGGCAGGCCATCGCCCGGGTGGTGGCCAACTTCGACCACCTGTTCCCGATGCTGCGCGACGTCCGGTTCGAGGACGCCTGGGGGGGACCGATCGACATCACGGCCGACCGCTTCCCGGTGATCGGGTCGCGGGACGGGGGCCGCGTCCACTATGCGTACGGGTTCTCCGGCAACGGGGCTGGGCCGGCGCGCCTGGCCGGTCGCGTCCTGGCTGCCCTGGTTGACGATCCCTACGACCCGCTGGCTCGGCTGGCGATGGTCGGCCGCGGGCAGCGGATCCTTCCGCCCGAGCCATTTCGCTACATCGGGGCGCGGCTCATCCGCGAGGCCCTTATTCGGCGCGACGACGCCCTGGACGCCGGCCGTCGGCCGGGCCTCTTCATTCGTGCCCTGGCCCGCGTTCCGAGCTTGCTCGGCTATCGGTTCGAGCATTAG
- a CDS encoding ferredoxin family protein, whose protein sequence is MTYVITEPCIGVKDGSCVDVCPVDCIHATDDDTMFFIDPDECIDCGACEPECPVTAIFAEDATPGQWTNYIQINADYFKTKQ, encoded by the coding sequence ATGACGTATGTCATCACGGAGCCGTGCATTGGGGTCAAGGACGGGTCGTGCGTCGATGTTTGCCCGGTGGACTGCATCCATGCCACCGATGACGACACGATGTTCTTCATTGACCCAGACGAGTGCATCGACTGCGGGGCCTGCGAGCCGGAATGCCCGGTGACCGCCATCTTTGCCGAGGACGCGACCCCCGGGCAGTGGACCAACTACATCCAGATCAACGCCGACTACTTCAAGACCAAACAGTAG
- a CDS encoding enoyl-CoA hydratase-related protein produces the protein MAEPAYETIRWTLADGVGTITLSRPDSLNAMNATMRRELLAAVKTAGRDDAVRCLVITGEGRGFCSGADLRAGSGERQFRRVLTDEYNPLITALRELPKPVVAAVNGVAAGAGVSIALACDLVYASEDARFIQAFVRIGLVPDSGSTRSLVRTLGRHRAAETIFSGEPMSAADAAEAGLVNRVFPATDFADGVREVARRLAAAPTAAIGLAKRSINQAEQADLTASLKLEAELQELAGRTEDHAEGVTAFAEKRDPRFTGR, from the coding sequence GTGGCCGAGCCTGCGTACGAGACCATCCGCTGGACCCTCGCCGACGGCGTCGGCACCATCACCCTCAGCCGCCCCGACTCGCTCAACGCGATGAACGCGACCATGCGCCGCGAGCTGCTGGCGGCGGTCAAAACCGCCGGGCGCGACGACGCGGTGCGCTGCCTGGTCATCACGGGTGAGGGTCGCGGCTTCTGCTCGGGTGCAGACCTGCGCGCCGGCAGCGGCGAACGCCAGTTCCGCCGCGTCCTGACCGACGAGTACAACCCACTCATCACCGCCCTCCGCGAGCTGCCCAAACCGGTGGTCGCGGCCGTGAACGGGGTCGCCGCCGGGGCCGGGGTCAGCATCGCTCTGGCCTGCGACCTGGTCTACGCCTCGGAGGACGCGCGCTTCATCCAGGCCTTCGTCCGCATCGGCCTGGTGCCCGACTCGGGCTCGACCCGATCCCTGGTTCGGACCCTCGGTCGCCATCGGGCTGCAGAAACGATCTTCAGCGGTGAACCGATGTCGGCCGCCGACGCGGCCGAGGCGGGGCTCGTCAACCGCGTCTTTCCGGCGACCGATTTTGCGGATGGGGTGCGTGAGGTGGCGCGTCGCCTGGCGGCGGCCCCAACCGCGGCCATCGGACTGGCCAAGCGGTCCATCAACCAGGCCGAACAGGCTGACCTGACCGCCAGCCTGAAGCTGGAAGCCGAGCTCCAGGAGCTGGCCGGACGGACCGAGGACCATGCCGAGGGCGTGACCGCATTCGCCGAGAAGCGCGACCCGCGCTTCACCGGCCGTTGA
- a CDS encoding HAD family phosphatase yields MRAEPPHRYRAVVFDMDGLLLDTEVVWQAAEEQLFAAHGAVFTREDKMAVIGTAFDTTARYFAERLGQPPERGPALVEEMVLSMYEALQVDVAGRPGALELVARLRGRLPLALASNSPRRLVDAALATARLTDVFDVIVTSDDVAHSKPAPDIYLLVCQRLGVEPRHVLALEDSSAGVAAAKAAGLACIAVPQFAETDVAAADRVIDSLEELIPEF; encoded by the coding sequence ATGCGTGCAGAGCCTCCGCATCGGTATCGGGCGGTGGTCTTCGACATGGACGGGCTGCTGCTGGACACCGAGGTCGTGTGGCAGGCGGCCGAGGAGCAGCTGTTCGCCGCCCATGGCGCCGTGTTCACGCGCGAGGACAAGATGGCCGTGATCGGGACCGCATTCGACACCACGGCCCGCTACTTCGCCGAGCGCCTGGGTCAGCCGCCCGAGCGTGGTCCGGCCCTGGTCGAGGAGATGGTGCTTTCCATGTACGAGGCCCTGCAGGTGGACGTGGCCGGGCGCCCTGGAGCGTTGGAGCTGGTCGCGCGCCTGCGCGGCCGGCTGCCACTGGCCCTGGCCTCGAACTCGCCTCGGCGGCTTGTGGATGCCGCATTGGCCACGGCCCGCTTGACCGATGTCTTCGACGTGATCGTGACCTCGGATGACGTGGCCCACTCCAAGCCGGCCCCCGACATCTACCTGCTGGTCTGCCAGCGGTTGGGAGTTGAGCCGCGGCACGTCCTGGCGCTGGAAGACTCGTCGGCGGGGGTGGCGGCGGCCAAGGCTGCCGGGCTGGCATGCATCGCGGTGCCGCAGTTCGCCGAGACCGATGTCGCCGCCGCGGATCGGGTCATCGACTCGCTCGAGGAGCTGATCCCCGAGTTCTGA
- a CDS encoding 3-hydroxyacyl-CoA dehydrogenase NAD-binding domain-containing protein yields the protein MRDIQRIGVLGAGTMGAGIAQVAAEAGLEVALLDPVSGAYERARDRIGGFLERRVAKGELHAGLAEAAMGRIHEAESVADLATAEFAIEAIPEELDLKRDAFRRLDAAAAPSTILATNTSSLSVGRIAEATTRPGRVVGMHFFNPVPLMALVEVIGASGTDRDVVEAAAALARQLGKTPVEAADTPGFIVNRVARPFYLEALRILGEGAAEAPAIDAAMRAAGFRMGPFELIDTIGLDVNLAVSESVWEAFGRAPRYMPHAVQRVLVEAGRLGRKAGAGFYDYGTDGERGAPWAGLAPDSAPRGTEPLHADAIRDRVLATVVNEAASAVEDRTASPAAIDTAMRLGTNWPEGPLAWGERLGLGRVSGTLDALAGTAPDARYAVVPLLRSLAGSGGSFFDAA from the coding sequence TTGAGGGACATCCAGCGCATCGGGGTCCTGGGCGCCGGGACGATGGGAGCGGGGATTGCCCAGGTCGCGGCCGAGGCCGGCCTGGAGGTGGCGCTGCTCGATCCGGTGTCCGGGGCGTACGAGCGAGCGCGTGACCGGATCGGCGGCTTCCTCGAGCGACGGGTGGCCAAGGGCGAGCTGCACGCGGGCCTGGCCGAGGCCGCCATGGGCCGCATCCACGAGGCCGAGTCGGTGGCCGATCTGGCGACCGCGGAGTTCGCGATCGAGGCCATCCCCGAGGAGCTGGACCTCAAGCGCGACGCGTTCCGACGGCTGGATGCCGCGGCCGCTCCTTCGACCATCCTGGCCACTAATACCTCGTCGCTGTCCGTGGGGCGCATCGCGGAGGCCACGACCCGCCCGGGGCGAGTGGTGGGGATGCACTTCTTCAATCCTGTCCCGTTGATGGCATTGGTCGAGGTCATCGGCGCCTCGGGTACCGATCGGGACGTCGTGGAGGCCGCGGCGGCACTGGCGCGCCAGCTGGGCAAGACGCCGGTCGAGGCGGCGGACACGCCCGGGTTCATCGTCAACCGGGTGGCGCGCCCCTTTTACCTCGAGGCGCTCCGCATCCTGGGTGAGGGCGCGGCCGAGGCCCCGGCCATTGACGCCGCCATGCGAGCGGCCGGGTTCCGGATGGGCCCCTTCGAGCTCATCGACACCATCGGCCTGGACGTCAACCTGGCCGTCAGCGAGAGCGTGTGGGAGGCGTTCGGGCGGGCGCCGCGTTACATGCCCCACGCCGTGCAGCGGGTCCTCGTGGAGGCCGGGCGGTTGGGCCGCAAGGCCGGCGCGGGCTTCTACGACTATGGGACCGATGGGGAACGGGGCGCTCCCTGGGCGGGCCTCGCTCCGGATTCGGCGCCTCGTGGCACGGAGCCACTCCACGCGGATGCCATCCGCGACCGGGTCCTGGCCACGGTCGTCAACGAGGCCGCTTCCGCGGTGGAGGATCGGACCGCCAGCCCGGCGGCCATCGACACCGCCATGCGCCTCGGGACCAACTGGCCCGAGGGACCCCTGGCCTGGGGCGAGCGCCTGGGCCTGGGGCGTGTGAGTGGCACCCTCGACGCGCTGGCGGGCACTGCCCCCGATGCCCGATACGCCGTGGTGCCGCTCCTGCGCTCCCTGGCGGGGAGTGGCGGGTCCTTCTTCGACGCCGCCTGA
- a CDS encoding nuclear transport factor 2 family protein produces the protein MNRADVEHWLDRYRHAWSTDDPKDIAALFTEDATYSPYPWPRDERTWHGRDTIIEKWIGHGDAKAKWQFEHRIVAVDADTAVIEGWTTYAPTTETPYEDAYANIWVIRFADDGRPFVRRVVGPAPRPERGLITSALQRPLKLGSRFSRKAVIPSFWSSDEKSR, from the coding sequence ATGAACCGAGCTGACGTCGAGCATTGGCTGGACCGATACCGACACGCGTGGAGCACGGACGACCCGAAGGACATCGCCGCGCTCTTCACTGAGGACGCGACCTACTCCCCGTATCCGTGGCCCCGTGACGAGCGGACCTGGCACGGGCGCGACACGATCATCGAGAAGTGGATCGGTCACGGAGACGCGAAGGCGAAGTGGCAGTTCGAGCATCGGATCGTGGCCGTGGACGCGGACACGGCCGTCATCGAGGGCTGGACGACCTATGCCCCCACGACTGAGACCCCGTACGAGGACGCCTACGCCAACATCTGGGTCATCCGCTTCGCGGACGACGGGCGCCCTTTCGTTCGCCGAGTGGTGGGTCCAGCGCCCCGTCCCGAACGAGGGCTGATCACTTCAGCGCTTCAGCGGCCCTTGAAGTTGGGGTCGCGCTTCTCCAGGAAGGCGGTCATCCCCTCCTTCTGGTCGTCGGACGAGAAAAGCAGATAG
- a CDS encoding enoyl-CoA hydratase/isomerase family protein, with the protein MTEPEAPVAADPASLGFDRIQYARDAARGVATVTIDRPQVMNAFDFRTLRELGAAFEQAAWDESVSVIVVTGAGDKAFCTGADLDEQAAMGATSGQYWRWMGAFIEMHDRLRSIGKPTIARINGACVGGGNELQMACDLAVMADDTYIRHVGPEHGSVPAGGATQWLPLLVGDRRAREILMLCEPIPAGQALEWGLVSRVVPRGELDATVDGLVTNLRRKLPEALRYTKTQLNWWKDLVWAQTVTHAREWLALHSTDDETREAVAAFHEKRPPRVEALRSLQSGAGRVCPECGQSGLSAYAEYCSACAVKLPSVFESIP; encoded by the coding sequence ATGACCGAACCGGAAGCCCCGGTCGCGGCCGATCCGGCCAGCCTGGGTTTCGACCGGATCCAATACGCGCGCGACGCCGCGCGCGGCGTGGCCACCGTGACGATCGATCGTCCTCAGGTCATGAACGCGTTCGACTTCCGCACCCTCCGTGAGCTGGGCGCCGCCTTCGAACAGGCGGCGTGGGACGAATCGGTATCGGTGATCGTGGTCACCGGGGCAGGAGACAAGGCGTTCTGCACCGGGGCGGATCTCGACGAGCAAGCGGCCATGGGCGCCACCAGCGGGCAGTACTGGCGCTGGATGGGGGCGTTCATCGAGATGCACGACCGGCTGCGGAGCATCGGCAAGCCGACCATCGCCCGCATAAACGGCGCGTGCGTGGGAGGCGGCAACGAGCTCCAGATGGCATGCGACCTGGCGGTCATGGCCGACGACACCTACATCCGGCACGTGGGACCTGAGCACGGTTCGGTGCCCGCGGGTGGCGCCACCCAGTGGCTGCCGCTGCTGGTCGGCGATCGGCGGGCGCGGGAAATCCTGATGCTGTGCGAGCCGATCCCCGCCGGCCAGGCACTGGAGTGGGGGCTCGTGTCGCGGGTCGTGCCGCGCGGCGAGCTGGATGCCACGGTCGACGGGCTGGTCACCAACCTGCGCCGCAAGCTGCCGGAAGCGCTGCGCTACACGAAGACCCAGCTCAACTGGTGGAAGGACCTGGTGTGGGCCCAGACCGTGACCCATGCCCGCGAGTGGCTGGCCCTCCACTCCACTGACGACGAGACCCGCGAGGCGGTGGCCGCGTTCCACGAGAAGCGCCCGCCCCGCGTGGAGGCGCTGCGGTCCCTGCAATCAGGCGCCGGTCGGGTGTGCCCGGAATGTGGTCAGTCGGGTTTGTCCGCGTACGCGGAGTACTGCAGCGCCTGCGCGGTCAAGCTCCCCTCGGTCTTCGAGTCCATCCCATGA
- a CDS encoding extracellular solute-binding protein: MLARTRRLRVALATFATTALVLASCQGAEPQELLVLEWSGYEAPDFWTDFQTANPEVALDWEYGATDADILALMQAGSQADIFHFYTGWQQFYVDEGLVREIDTSKLTNWDAIPADMQALGQIDGKQYYIPWDWGFTSILYNTEQVPEVTSWDALFNEDYAGHISMWDDGPGAVTVSSYIHDYDETAITQAQLAAIEQEWKDQKPLNLHYWSGEPDFCPEVVSGEIWVAYAWQGCYATALGEGAPVAYADPVEGRNSWVGLYGISADTDSYELALKFLDAKLAELTCGNLVTLYYYGCANGDVMAAVDDPFLIDVFSLDDPAVLERTNFTPIITAEQRDAWSAMWTRVAAD, encoded by the coding sequence GTGCTCGCCCGTACCCGCCGCCTGCGCGTTGCGCTGGCCACATTCGCCACCACCGCGTTGGTCCTCGCCTCGTGCCAGGGAGCGGAGCCCCAGGAGCTGCTCGTCCTCGAATGGTCTGGCTACGAGGCACCCGACTTCTGGACCGACTTCCAGACCGCGAATCCGGAGGTAGCCCTGGACTGGGAATACGGCGCCACGGACGCCGACATCCTGGCCCTGATGCAGGCCGGCAGCCAGGCTGACATCTTCCATTTCTATACCGGCTGGCAGCAGTTCTACGTCGACGAGGGCCTGGTCCGAGAGATCGACACCAGCAAGCTGACCAACTGGGATGCAATCCCCGCCGACATGCAGGCCCTGGGCCAGATCGACGGCAAGCAGTACTACATCCCATGGGACTGGGGCTTCACCTCCATCCTCTACAACACCGAGCAGGTTCCCGAGGTCACCAGCTGGGACGCGCTGTTCAACGAGGACTACGCCGGTCACATCTCGATGTGGGACGACGGTCCGGGAGCGGTGACGGTCTCGTCGTACATCCACGACTACGATGAGACGGCCATCACCCAAGCGCAGCTGGCCGCCATCGAACAGGAGTGGAAGGACCAGAAGCCGCTCAACCTCCACTACTGGTCCGGGGAGCCGGATTTCTGTCCCGAGGTCGTCAGCGGGGAGATCTGGGTCGCCTACGCCTGGCAGGGCTGTTACGCGACGGCGCTCGGCGAGGGCGCACCGGTGGCTTATGCCGACCCGGTCGAGGGCAGGAACAGCTGGGTCGGCCTGTACGGCATCAGCGCCGACACCGATAGCTACGAGTTGGCCCTCAAGTTCCTGGATGCCAAGCTGGCCGAGCTGACATGCGGCAACCTGGTCACCCTCTACTACTACGGCTGCGCGAATGGCGACGTCATGGCCGCTGTCGACGACCCGTTCCTGATCGACGTCTTCAGCCTCGACGACCCGGCCGTTCTCGAGCGGACGAACTTCACGCCGATCATCACCGCGGAGCAGCGGGACGCGTGGTCCGCGATGTGGACCCGGGTCGCGGCGGACTAG
- a CDS encoding enoyl-CoA hydratase-related protein, protein MSDEPLVLVELDEARRVALVRLNRPKQLNALNGPTMDALCEALEKLDRDEAVRVIVVTGSERAFAAGADIGEMAGASPIDMLRTNRIAQWDRVRKITKPVIAAVAGWCLGGGCELAMALDIIIAAESARFGQPEIKIGVMPGAGGTQRLPRAIGKSKAMEMILTGEPITAAEAERIGLVSRVVTDELLVEDALALAAEIAKRAPLALRLAKESVNAAFEMGLTDGLAHERRLFYLLFSSDDQKEGMTAFLEKRDPNFKGR, encoded by the coding sequence ATGAGCGACGAGCCTCTGGTCCTGGTCGAACTCGACGAGGCGCGCCGGGTCGCCCTCGTCAGGCTGAATCGTCCCAAGCAGCTGAACGCCCTGAACGGGCCGACCATGGACGCGTTGTGCGAGGCGCTGGAAAAGCTCGACCGCGACGAAGCGGTCCGGGTCATCGTGGTGACCGGTAGCGAGCGTGCCTTCGCCGCGGGCGCGGACATCGGGGAGATGGCCGGTGCCTCGCCCATCGACATGCTGCGCACGAACCGCATCGCGCAGTGGGATCGGGTCCGCAAGATCACGAAGCCCGTGATCGCGGCGGTCGCCGGCTGGTGCCTGGGCGGCGGCTGTGAGCTGGCGATGGCCCTGGACATCATCATCGCCGCGGAGAGCGCCCGCTTCGGTCAGCCCGAGATCAAGATCGGGGTCATGCCCGGCGCCGGCGGGACCCAGCGCTTGCCGCGAGCCATCGGCAAGAGCAAGGCGATGGAGATGATCCTGACCGGCGAGCCGATCACGGCCGCGGAGGCGGAGCGCATCGGCCTTGTCTCACGAGTCGTGACCGACGAGCTGCTGGTCGAGGATGCCCTGGCCCTGGCGGCGGAGATCGCCAAGCGCGCGCCGCTGGCCCTTCGCCTGGCGAAGGAATCGGTCAATGCCGCGTTCGAGATGGGCCTGACCGATGGGCTGGCGCACGAGCGCCGCCTGTTCTATCTGCTTTTCTCGTCCGACGACCAGAAGGAGGGGATGACCGCCTTCCTGGAGAAGCGCGACCCCAACTTCAAGGGCCGCTGA